Part of the Desulfolutivibrio sulfoxidireducens genome is shown below.
ACGTCCCGCCCCCCGCCACGGCGGGGAGCCCTGTCCAGCCGTCGCGGACCGGGGCGACGCCGTCGCCGGCCGCGTCGGTCGGACCGGGAAAGGTGGAATTTCTGGCCAACAAGGCCAGTTGGATCATCTTCAAGGTGGACGACGGGCAGGAAGAGCGGGTGTACGTCAAGGGCGGAAAGGCCCATACTGTGGCCTTCAAGGAAAAGCTCGCGGTTCGTCTGGGCAGCCCGAGTGATATTACCTACCGCTACGACGGTCGGGAACAGCGGGTGGAATCGTCCTCCCGGGACGTGAAGACCCTGGAGTTTCCCTGAGGTGAAGGCGGGTTCAGGCCCAAGCCGGCGAGATTGCCTGCGTGACCGAAAGCGTCTATAAACACCCGGATGTCTCTTCACGGATGTGAAGCGGCGACGAGGCACGGGGCGCAACGGCATCGCCCGATTTCGGAGAACACTCGAACAGAAGCGGTCGCGCCAACATGGTCCGGCCTGTCGGAGGATATAGTGTCCCGCGTCTTTTTCCCCCTCGTCCTGGTGGTGTTGGTTCTGGCCTTTTCGACGCAGGCCCGTTCCGTGGAACTGGTGGACAAAGTGGTGGCCATGGTCAATGGCCAGATCATCACCTTGTTCGAGCTTAATTCCAAGGTGGAAAAGCTGCTGTCGAAGACCGAAGGAATAAGCCTCTCGCCCAAGGATCCGGAATACGCGGAACTGCAGCGCCGCATTCTGGATTCCATGATCAATGACATATTGCTGAAGCAGGCCGCCGCTAAATTGAAAATAACCGTTTCCGAAACTGAAATTTCGGCCAAGATTAATGAAATAAAGAAAGACAACAAGATGACGGAGACGCAATTTCGAGAACAATTGGCCAAGGAAGGCCTGACGCGAAAGGAGTTCGAACAGAGTCTCGAGACGGAAGCCATAAAACACCAGATTGTCGGGTACATGGTCAATAAGCGGATCCTTGTGACGGATGACGAGTTGCGCGCGTATTATGACCAGATGGGCGGCGATATTCCGGAAGCCAGGGAGACCTTGACGCGCAAGACGCCGGGGACTATCGGGTTTCTCATGGTCGCCTCGGCGACCGAGGCCGAGGCCTTGCGGAAAAAGATCGCCGCCGGGCAGATCAGCTTCGCCGATGCGGCCCGCAAGTTCTCCATTGGTCCGGGAAAGGACCAGGGCGGCGACCTGGGCGACGTGTCCATCGAAGATTTGGCGCCGCCCCTGCGCCAGGCCCTTCAGGCCGTGCCCGCCGGCGAGGTCACCAAGCCGGTGTCCCTCGACGGCAAGGCGGTTCTTCTGGTCCGCAAGACCGGCGGCGATGCCCCGCCTGTCGCGGCCGAACCCGTTGCCGCTCGCGGTTCCCAGTCGTTTGAGCAGGCTCGGGACAGGGTGTACGACATGCTCTACCGCGAAAAGTTCGAGAAGCTTTTTCAGGAATACATGGCGACGTTGCGAGCCAAAGCGGTCGTGGACGTCCGGCTGTAACGTCGAGCGCCTCTCCCCGGAGAGGCGGACCGTGAGGCCTGTCGTTACGGTCTGTCCGTGACGGCTGGCGCAACGACATGACGCCGGGATGAAGCGGCCTTTCGTCACGCACGCTTTCACCTTCGGGGAGTAATCGGATATGGATTTACGCGAATTGGGTGCCTTGTTCAAAGAGGAACGGGAACGTCGCGGGCTTTCGCACAACGACGTCATCGATAAAATCAAGATCGGTCGGGCCTGTCTCCTGGCCATCGAAGAAGGCGACGAGAGCGGCATGCCACATCCGGTCTACGCCAAGGGGTTCATCAAAAACTACGCGAAGTTGCTTGATCTCGACCCGGAAGAGGTCGGAGACGCCTTTTCCAGATCCCTCGGAACAATCCCGGAATCCAGGATCGCCACGCAGCATGAACTGAGCGAACCGGTGTCCGCGCCCAGAGGCTTTTCATTTGGCGGCGGTCCGTTTCGGTATGTCCTGGTTGGCCTTGTTCTTCTTTTGGTCGTGGCCGGCGTGCTCTGGTCTTTTTCCCTGCCGCCCTTTGAATTTTCCGCCTTCCTGGCGCCCTCGCCGGCGGTCGGACCGGCCAGTTCCGGAGACGCCGGTTCGCCCGTTCCGGAGACGCCGCCATCCTCGCCCCAGGCGGGCAAGTCCGGAGGGGGCGCTCCGTTGGCCGGCGGTTCGGAACAGACAGGTTCGGCCGGCATCCTGCCTGTGGTCGAACCGGCCCCGCCTGTTCCCATAAAGCCCCTGCAACCGGCCCCGGAAGCGGCGCAATCCGCCCCGCCCGTCCCCGAGACCACCGCCCAGGCCAGGACCGCGGTCACTTCCCCGGACGCCGAGGAGCCGGCCGATCCGTCGTTGCTCCCGGATGTCGTGCATGGGGAAACCGGCGCCCACAGCGTGTCCATCGTCGCCACCGAGGAATCCTGGATTGATGTCGCGGCGGACGGAGGTCCCCCCAAGGGGGTCATGCTGACCAAGGGCAAGCGGTTCATTGGCCGGTTCAACGAATCGCTTCTGGTGCGTCTGGGCAATGCCGCCGGGGTGAAAATCCAGTACGACGACAAGGACTATCCCCTGCAGGCGAATCCGGGGGAGGTCAAGACGCTCAAGTTCGTGGCCAAGCAGAACGCCGCGCCAGCCACGTCCACGCCCCAGGCGAACCAGACCGCCTCCTCCACCGCGCCGGCGAAGTCTCCCGCGGCCCCGGCCGCGCCGAAGACGGAACCGACGATGCCCGCCTCGACACCGGCCGCCGCCCCGGAGGCCGCCGCGCGTCCCGACGGCATGCGTCAGGTCGAGATCGTCGGCACGGACGGCAGTTGGGTCATCGTCATTCCCGACGGCGGCAAGCCCAGGGAGATCTTCGTCAAAAAGGGCCAGACCATCACCGAGCCCTACAAGGACACCATCGAGATCAAGCTCGGCAATCCAAGCAGCGTGCTCTTCCGTCACGAGGGCCAGGAATATCCCATGAGCACCCAGCAGGGTGAGAAAAAGTCCGTGCGTTTTCCCAACCCCTGACCCGGGAGCCTCACCGGGATGGATGGGCGCGCGGTGGCGGGCATGGAGTGGATGAGCGGGCGAGATGCCGCGATATTTCGCGGGCCGGAGCGGGCTTCGGTTTGCGGGGGCGCAAGGAGCGGGGAATGGAGTTTTCCGAAAAGGCTCTCGTTCTGAGGGTGGGCCGTTTTCGGGAAATAGACGCCTGGGTGCGCCTTTTTTCCCCGTCGCGCGGAATGTACACCGCGTTCGCCTTCGGCGGGTGCCGGAGCCGCAGGCGGTTTTGCGGCTGTCTGGACGTCTTTAATCACGTCCACTTCAAGGTCAAAACCGGGCGCGCCTACCATACCCTGCTTGAAGGACGGTTGGTCAACGGCCATGGACGCCTGCGCGCCGAACCCGGCCGCCTGGGCATGGCCGTGAATTGCCTGAAGTTTTTCGAGGCTGTGGAGGTCGGTCCGCACGGGGCCCGGGCGGCCCATGACCTGCTGTTGGAGGCCCTGGCGACGCTTACGGCCGAGACCGCGCCGTCCCGGCTTTTTCCCCTCTATTTTCGGGCGAAGGTGGCCTGCGATCAGGGTTTTTTCCCGCCGCTCGCGGCGTGTCACGGCTGTGGCGCGCCCAGCGAGGATATTCCCTGGGCCGTGTTCCACGTGGAAGAGGGGCGGCTTTTGTGTCCCGCCTGTCCGCGTCCGGTCCGGGGCACGTTCGTGCGGCTTGGCCGGGACGCCATGAGGCTTCTTTCGGATGTGCGGAGCGCGGGGCCGGCCGACTGGGGCGGGTTCGAGCCGTCCCCCGGCGCGGCGGGGGAGTTCTCCCGACTGCTGGATCGTTTTGTGACCTACCACCTGGGGCTTTCCTGGGAGCATGGAACCTTCGTTAAAAACTGACGCTTCGAGGCCCGGGCACGAAAATACCTGTTTTTGGGATGAACGGACCGTGACGTGGCGCGCGCCACCCACGTTTCCCTTTGCGGCGAACGTCACGCGAGCCCTGGGCTTTTGCCCGGGGACCATGGAGAACAGAATGCATTTTCAGGACGTCATCTTGACCTTGCAGCGCTTTTGGGCCGACGCCGGGTGCGTGATCGCCCAGCCCTACGACATCGAGGTCGGGGCCGGGACCTTCAATCCGGCCACGTTTTTCCGGGTCATCGGTCCCGAACCCTGGCGGACGGCCTATGTCGAGCCCTCCAGACGGCCCACGGACGGCCGTTACGGCGAAAATCCCAACCGGCTTCAAAACTTCTACCAGTTCCAGGTCATCCTCAAACCCTCCCCGGACAACGTCCAGGAGATGTACCTGCACAGTCTCAAGGCCTTGGGAATCGACCCCGCGCGCCACGACGTCCGCTTCGTGGAGGACGACTGGGAATCCCCCACCCTGGGGGCCAGCGGTCTTGGCTGGGAGGTCTGGCTCAACGGCATGGAGGTCACCCAGTTCACCTATTTCCAGCAGGTAGGCGGTATCGACCTGGCGCCGGTGAGCGTGGAGCTGACCTATGGCCTGGAACGGCTGTCCATGTATCTTCAGGAAAAGGAGTCGGTGTACGACCTGTCATGGAATGGGAAGGTGACGTACGGCCATGTGCATCACCAGGGCGAATACGAGCATTCAAAGTACAACTTCGAGGAAAGCGACGCCGACATGCTGCTTTCCTTTTTCAATGCCTGCGAGGCCGAGTGCCGCAGGCTGTGCGAACTCGACCTGCCCTGGCCAGCCTACGACTATTGCCTCAAATGCTCCCATGCCTTCAATATGCTCCAGGCCCGGGGGGCCATCTCCATCACCGAACGCACGGGGTACATCGCCCGGGTGCGCGCCCTGGCCTCCACCCTGGCCCGGCTCTACGCGGCCCAGCGCGAAAGACTCGGCTATCCCATGCTCGACGCCAAAAAATAAGGACCGGTTATGCCCCATTTTCTGCTCGAGATCGGTTTTGAGGAGATGCCTGCCCGATTTCTGTCCGGGCTTTCCTCGGAGATCGAAACGCTTTTTTCCGAACGACTTGCCCAGGCCAAAATCGGTTTCGGCCGCATTCGTCCCTTTGTCACCCCCAGGCGGCTTGGGGTGTCGGTCACGGACATGGACGCCGTGACCCGCCGCGAGGAAGAGGTGGTCGCCGGGCCGCCCGAAAAGGTGGCCTTCTCCCCTGACGGCGCACCCACCAAGGCCGCCCAGGGGTTTGCCCGCACCCAGGGTGTGGACATGGCCGATACCTTCGTTCTGGAAACGGACAAGGGCCGCTACCTGGCCGTGCGCAAGACCACCGGCGGGGAACCGTCCATCACCGTCTTGTCCGGCGTCTGCGCGGAATGCGTCAAGCGGCTGTCCTTCCCCAAAAAGATGCGGTGGGGCGAGGGCGATTTCGCCTTCGGCCGTCCCATCCACTGGTTTTTGGCCCTTCTGGACGACGTCGTGGTCCCCTTCGAGGTCGCCGGCATCTTTTCGGGCCGGGCCACCTTCGGCCACCGCATCATGGGCCCCGGGCCCTTTGTCGTGCCCCATGCCGACGCCTACGCCGGGATCATCGGCGGGCAGGGCGGGGTGGTCATCGATCCGGCCGAGCGCGAGGCCGTGATCCGCTCCCAGGCCGAGGCCCTGGCCGGCCAGGCCGGGGGCCGGGCAATCGTCAAGCCCGCGCTTCTGGCCGAGGTCACGGGACTGACGGAACATCCGGTCGTGGCCCTGGGCCGCTTCCACGAAAAATTCCTGGAGGTTCCCAAGGAAGTCCTGTTGACCAGCATGGAGAGCCACCAGAAAAGCTTCGGGGTCGAGGACGCCGACGGACGGCTTTTGCCCTGTTTCCTGACCACCCTGGGCCTTGACCCCGGCGAAAGCCTGGATCTGGTGCGCAAGGGCTGGGAGCGGGTGCTGCGGGCCAGGCTGGAGGACGCCCGGTTTTTCTGGGAAGCGGACCTGGCCGCGGATTCCGGGGCCTGGCTGGCCAGACTGGAGAGTGTGATCTTTCTGGCCGGGCTTGGCAGCATGGGCGAAAAATCCCGGCGGCTCGAGGCCCTGTGCGCCAGGTTGGCCGAACAGGCCGCACCGGGGTTGGCGGCCGAGGCCGCCCGGGCCGGACGCCTGGCCAAGGCCGATCTGGTCTCGGAGATGGTGGGGGAGTTCGCCGAGTTGCAAGGGGTGATGGGCGGCATCTACGCCCGCAACAAAGGGGAATCCGAGGTCGTGGCCCAGGCCGTGGCCGAGCAGTACCTGCCGGCCGGGCCGGACAGCCCGGTGCCCGCCACCCCGTGCGGGGCGATCCTGGCCGTCGCCGACAAGCTCGACACCCTGGCCGGATGCTTCGGCCTGGACATGGCCCCGACCGGCGCGGCCGATCCGTACG
Proteins encoded:
- a CDS encoding peptidylprolyl isomerase — protein: MSRVFFPLVLVVLVLAFSTQARSVELVDKVVAMVNGQIITLFELNSKVEKLLSKTEGISLSPKDPEYAELQRRILDSMINDILLKQAAAKLKITVSETEISAKINEIKKDNKMTETQFREQLAKEGLTRKEFEQSLETEAIKHQIVGYMVNKRILVTDDELRAYYDQMGGDIPEARETLTRKTPGTIGFLMVASATEAEALRKKIAAGQISFADAARKFSIGPGKDQGGDLGDVSIEDLAPPLRQALQAVPAGEVTKPVSLDGKAVLLVRKTGGDAPPVAAEPVAARGSQSFEQARDRVYDMLYREKFEKLFQEYMATLRAKAVVDVRL
- the glyS gene encoding glycine--tRNA ligase subunit beta, whose product is MPHFLLEIGFEEMPARFLSGLSSEIETLFSERLAQAKIGFGRIRPFVTPRRLGVSVTDMDAVTRREEEVVAGPPEKVAFSPDGAPTKAAQGFARTQGVDMADTFVLETDKGRYLAVRKTTGGEPSITVLSGVCAECVKRLSFPKKMRWGEGDFAFGRPIHWFLALLDDVVVPFEVAGIFSGRATFGHRIMGPGPFVVPHADAYAGIIGGQGGVVIDPAEREAVIRSQAEALAGQAGGRAIVKPALLAEVTGLTEHPVVALGRFHEKFLEVPKEVLLTSMESHQKSFGVEDADGRLLPCFLTTLGLDPGESLDLVRKGWERVLRARLEDARFFWEADLAADSGAWLARLESVIFLAGLGSMGEKSRRLEALCARLAEQAAPGLAAEAARAGRLAKADLVSEMVGEFAELQGVMGGIYARNKGESEVVAQAVAEQYLPAGPDSPVPATPCGAILAVADKLDTLAGCFGLDMAPTGAADPYALRRQALGICRIVIEHGWRLNLPELIQAAFEGYREVSLKVTPTHALARLLDFFGQRLRAYFTGLGRDTLVVEAAVGAGFEDIWALSARIEALAAFAARPDFGRAVLTFKRAANIIRKQGSQAGHPLTGRVDPGLLAEEAERRLHEKFVEVFPRMDALFAADDFAALFDLLHELRPFVDAFFDSVMVMCDDPALRTNRLNLLVSLVARLSRLADFAALQV
- the glyQ gene encoding glycine--tRNA ligase subunit alpha, with product MHFQDVILTLQRFWADAGCVIAQPYDIEVGAGTFNPATFFRVIGPEPWRTAYVEPSRRPTDGRYGENPNRLQNFYQFQVILKPSPDNVQEMYLHSLKALGIDPARHDVRFVEDDWESPTLGASGLGWEVWLNGMEVTQFTYFQQVGGIDLAPVSVELTYGLERLSMYLQEKESVYDLSWNGKVTYGHVHHQGEYEHSKYNFEESDADMLLSFFNACEAECRRLCELDLPWPAYDYCLKCSHAFNMLQARGAISITERTGYIARVRALASTLARLYAAQRERLGYPMLDAKK
- the recO gene encoding DNA repair protein RecO, yielding MEFSEKALVLRVGRFREIDAWVRLFSPSRGMYTAFAFGGCRSRRRFCGCLDVFNHVHFKVKTGRAYHTLLEGRLVNGHGRLRAEPGRLGMAVNCLKFFEAVEVGPHGARAAHDLLLEALATLTAETAPSRLFPLYFRAKVACDQGFFPPLAACHGCGAPSEDIPWAVFHVEEGRLLCPACPRPVRGTFVRLGRDAMRLLSDVRSAGPADWGGFEPSPGAAGEFSRLLDRFVTYHLGLSWEHGTFVKN
- a CDS encoding RodZ domain-containing protein, with amino-acid sequence MDLRELGALFKEERERRGLSHNDVIDKIKIGRACLLAIEEGDESGMPHPVYAKGFIKNYAKLLDLDPEEVGDAFSRSLGTIPESRIATQHELSEPVSAPRGFSFGGGPFRYVLVGLVLLLVVAGVLWSFSLPPFEFSAFLAPSPAVGPASSGDAGSPVPETPPSSPQAGKSGGGAPLAGGSEQTGSAGILPVVEPAPPVPIKPLQPAPEAAQSAPPVPETTAQARTAVTSPDAEEPADPSLLPDVVHGETGAHSVSIVATEESWIDVAADGGPPKGVMLTKGKRFIGRFNESLLVRLGNAAGVKIQYDDKDYPLQANPGEVKTLKFVAKQNAAPATSTPQANQTASSTAPAKSPAAPAAPKTEPTMPASTPAAAPEAAARPDGMRQVEIVGTDGSWVIVIPDGGKPREIFVKKGQTITEPYKDTIEIKLGNPSSVLFRHEGQEYPMSTQQGEKKSVRFPNP